One genomic segment of Pyruvatibacter mobilis includes these proteins:
- a CDS encoding tellurite resistance TerB family protein produces the protein MDSTINPQAALIYVMVTMAAVDGNISETELRKIGNITSMLPAFAGYAKEKLIPTAQQCAAILQEDDGLQTVLGLAKEALPGDMKETAYALATEVAAADLQLGQEELRLLEIIRASLGIDRLAAAAIERATRARHLKP, from the coding sequence ATGGATTCGACGATCAACCCGCAGGCAGCCCTCATCTACGTCATGGTCACCATGGCGGCGGTGGACGGCAATATCTCTGAAACCGAACTGAGGAAGATCGGCAACATCACGTCGATGCTCCCGGCCTTTGCGGGCTATGCCAAGGAAAAGCTGATCCCCACGGCCCAGCAATGCGCCGCCATCCTGCAGGAAGATGACGGCCTGCAGACGGTGCTGGGGCTCGCCAAGGAGGCCTTGCCCGGCGACATGAAGGAAACCGCCTACGCGCTCGCCACCGAAGTGGCGGCGGCGGACCTCCAGCTCGGCCAGGAAGAGTTGCGGCTTCTGGAAATCATCCGCGCCAGCCTCGGCATCGACCGCCTGGCGGCTGCCGCCATCGAGCGCGCCACCCGCGCCCGTCACCTCAAGCCGTAA
- a CDS encoding ATP-dependent DNA helicase — protein MADASDSDPDMPSPDRSPTGPATGPLTRRVMLPAIPALVATPTGAVILTPDGEVVETDKAEAAARLKREPHLIVHTRFTARRFRVRLGDMAQPYDALELFGFTFPARFCTPTPQGLARALGLEDLPAVPQPEDLVIALATATHRMVATLADAAYPGREQAAALAATMDKAGWAWGPSVTAALGAPAPYAETGWLTGLESWKKLAEWEEPAPRGRPGNRPVAPEEAGGRLRQLVGPGAEDRQVQRDYAAAASRAFLPREPGEPHVVLAEAGTGTGKTLGYIAPASLWAERNDAAVWLSTYTKNLQRQLDQELTRLYPDPEEKAEKIVLRKGRENYLCLLNFEEAAGRANAGVALGAGGGNPSLIPLGLIARWISATRDGDMLGGDFPSWLVPGAARAGNEGGIGLTDRRGECVYSACTHYRRCFIERAVRRSRAADIVVANHALVLTQAANAHIPDASGEPLQSEMTERVVFDEGHHVFDAADSAFAVVLSGQETSELRRWIRGAENRRSRRSRGLRERIGDLVEGEDEGMALLEEAEARARVLAGPGWQSRLDAGAPTGPAEQFLSLVRLQVFTRHPDDRTPFSLETEVSPPIEELPRAASAFASGLAELARPLRALAGLLSKRLQEDGDSLDIQTRIRIEAAHRGIIRRTGGLIPAWTAMLQGIGHEPDEGFVEWFEIERSDGRERDVAMRRHWLDPTRPLADVVLDRAQGVLLTSATLRDEPVMAPAGDPLDPFPDHAPAGDDMHPDDRPADLHWASAEVRTGAMHLPVPAIRATFPSPFDYAHQAKVIAVHEMARVRPDVLAGAYRTLFEASGGGGLGIFTAIARLRAVQERLAPAMAARGINLYAQHVDAMDVGTLVDIFRSERDSCLLGTDAVRDGVDVPGDALRMLVFDRVPWPRPDILHKARRAAFGGGRYDDLIARLRLRQAFGRLIRSRDDRGVFVILAPLPTKLLGALPRGVTVERMGLAEAAEASAAFLRRG, from the coding sequence ATGGCTGATGCGTCTGATTCAGATCCCGACATGCCGTCCCCTGACCGGTCTCCCACCGGGCCAGCGACAGGCCCGCTGACGCGCCGCGTCATGCTGCCTGCGATCCCGGCGCTGGTCGCAACACCCACGGGCGCCGTCATCCTCACGCCCGATGGCGAAGTGGTGGAGACCGACAAGGCGGAGGCCGCTGCCCGGCTCAAGCGCGAGCCCCACCTCATCGTTCATACGCGTTTCACCGCCCGCCGCTTCCGCGTGCGTCTGGGCGACATGGCCCAGCCATATGATGCGCTGGAGCTGTTCGGGTTCACTTTCCCCGCGCGCTTCTGCACCCCGACGCCCCAGGGCCTCGCCCGTGCCCTCGGCCTTGAAGACCTGCCTGCCGTGCCGCAGCCGGAAGACCTGGTGATTGCGCTTGCCACTGCTACGCACCGCATGGTGGCCACCCTGGCGGACGCAGCCTATCCGGGCCGCGAGCAGGCAGCCGCCCTCGCCGCCACAATGGATAAGGCCGGTTGGGCCTGGGGCCCGTCCGTCACCGCAGCCCTCGGCGCGCCCGCGCCTTACGCGGAGACCGGCTGGCTCACCGGGCTTGAAAGCTGGAAGAAGCTTGCTGAATGGGAGGAGCCCGCCCCGCGCGGCCGCCCGGGCAACCGCCCCGTGGCCCCGGAGGAAGCCGGCGGCCGCCTGCGCCAGCTCGTCGGCCCCGGCGCCGAAGACCGCCAGGTGCAGCGCGACTATGCCGCCGCGGCCTCCCGCGCCTTCCTGCCGCGCGAGCCGGGCGAACCCCATGTGGTGCTGGCCGAAGCAGGCACCGGCACCGGCAAGACCCTGGGCTATATCGCCCCCGCCAGCCTGTGGGCCGAGCGCAATGATGCGGCCGTCTGGCTGTCCACCTATACCAAGAACCTCCAGCGCCAGCTCGACCAGGAGCTCACGCGTCTTTATCCGGACCCGGAGGAAAAGGCGGAGAAAATCGTGCTGCGCAAGGGGCGCGAGAACTATCTCTGCCTGCTCAATTTCGAGGAGGCCGCAGGCCGCGCCAATGCGGGCGTGGCGCTGGGGGCGGGCGGCGGCAATCCGTCGCTCATCCCGCTCGGCCTCATCGCGAGATGGATCAGCGCCACCCGCGACGGCGACATGCTCGGCGGTGACTTCCCCTCCTGGCTGGTGCCGGGCGCGGCTCGGGCCGGCAATGAAGGCGGCATCGGCCTCACTGACCGCCGCGGTGAATGCGTCTATTCCGCCTGCACCCATTACCGCCGCTGTTTCATCGAGCGCGCCGTGCGCCGGTCCCGCGCCGCCGACATCGTGGTTGCCAACCACGCGCTGGTGCTCACCCAGGCGGCCAACGCCCATATCCCTGATGCATCCGGCGAGCCGCTGCAATCGGAGATGACCGAACGCGTCGTGTTTGACGAGGGGCATCATGTCTTTGATGCCGCCGACAGTGCCTTCGCCGTGGTGCTGTCCGGCCAGGAAACTTCCGAATTGCGGCGCTGGATCAGGGGCGCTGAAAACCGCCGCAGCCGCCGCAGCCGCGGCCTGCGCGAGCGCATCGGCGATCTCGTCGAGGGCGAGGACGAAGGCATGGCCCTGCTGGAGGAGGCGGAAGCCAGGGCCCGCGTGCTCGCAGGCCCCGGCTGGCAGTCGCGGTTGGATGCAGGGGCCCCGACCGGGCCTGCCGAGCAGTTCCTGTCCCTTGTCCGCCTGCAGGTCTTCACCCGCCACCCGGATGACCGCACACCGTTTTCCCTCGAGACGGAAGTCTCCCCGCCCATTGAGGAACTGCCGCGCGCGGCATCAGCCTTTGCCTCCGGTCTTGCGGAGCTGGCCCGCCCCTTGCGTGCGCTTGCGGGGCTTCTGTCCAAGCGGCTGCAGGAGGATGGCGACAGCCTGGATATCCAGACCCGCATCCGCATCGAGGCGGCCCATCGCGGTATCATCCGGCGCACCGGCGGGCTGATCCCCGCCTGGACGGCCATGCTGCAGGGTATCGGCCACGAGCCCGATGAGGGCTTCGTTGAATGGTTCGAGATCGAGCGCAGCGACGGGCGCGAGCGTGACGTGGCCATGCGCCGTCACTGGCTGGACCCCACACGGCCCCTGGCCGACGTGGTACTGGACCGGGCCCAGGGCGTGCTGCTGACCTCCGCCACCCTGCGCGATGAACCGGTGATGGCACCGGCGGGCGACCCGCTTGATCCGTTCCCGGACCATGCCCCGGCCGGCGACGACATGCACCCGGACGACCGCCCGGCGGACCTGCACTGGGCCAGCGCCGAGGTGCGCACCGGTGCCATGCACCTGCCGGTCCCCGCCATCCGCGCCACCTTCCCGTCGCCCTTTGACTATGCGCACCAGGCAAAGGTCATCGCCGTGCACGAAATGGCGCGGGTGCGGCCGGATGTGCTGGCGGGCGCCTACCGCACCCTGTTTGAAGCCTCCGGCGGCGGGGGGCTGGGCATCTTCACCGCCATCGCCCGCCTGCGCGCGGTGCAGGAGCGGCTGGCCCCGGCCATGGCGGCGCGCGGCATCAACCTCTATGCCCAGCATGTGGACGCCATGGATGTGGGCACGCTGGTGGATATCTTCCGCTCCGAGCGCGACAGCTGCCTGCTGGGCACCGACGCCGTGCGGGACGGGGTGGACGTGCCGGGCGACGCCCTGCGCATGCTTGTCTTCGACCGCGTGCCGTGGCCGCGCCCGGACATTCTCCACAAGGCGCGCCGGGCGGCCTTCGGCGGCGGACGCTATGACGACCTGATCGCCCGTCTGCGCCTGCGGCAGGCATTCGGGCGGCTGATCCGCAGCCGCGATGACAGGGGCGTCTTTGTCATCCTCGCGCCCCTGCCGACCAAGCTGCTGGGCGCCCTGCCGCGCGGGGTAACGGTGGAGCGCATGGGGCTGGCTGAGGCTGCTGAGGCCAGCGCTGCCTTCCTCCGCCGCGGATAG
- a CDS encoding XAC2610-related protein has protein sequence MIKTCFVFPTIRTGFPAFFLSLGLAITSLPAQAAAPVGAEERFACSAPEEAEMGEPVICRTQLSAKGKPLVVRLYWDILADTDEWHVFRIETARSETGKAMATLDLDSRAPLSMRANGFEFGDFNFDGYQDFRLIEFLPAGPNVAYYNALYDPRKGRHVTADALNMVSAPSFDAAEKLVVSEWRGNAVTHGTDSFAWDDGELVLRKRTVSVFDEAGKCMTTAYEPKGRVTAEALLTGADSDALLSEVYEAPCSN, from the coding sequence ATGATCAAGACATGCTTTGTTTTTCCGACCATCCGCACCGGTTTTCCGGCCTTTTTCCTGTCCCTCGGCCTTGCCATCACGTCGCTGCCTGCGCAGGCGGCGGCGCCGGTGGGGGCGGAGGAGCGCTTTGCCTGCAGCGCGCCCGAAGAGGCCGAGATGGGCGAGCCGGTGATCTGCCGGACGCAGCTGTCCGCCAAGGGCAAGCCCCTGGTGGTGCGCCTTTACTGGGATATCCTGGCGGATACGGATGAATGGCATGTCTTCCGCATCGAGACCGCCCGCAGCGAAACGGGCAAGGCCATGGCCACGCTTGACCTCGACAGCCGGGCCCCGCTGTCCATGCGCGCCAACGGCTTTGAATTCGGGGATTTCAATTTCGACGGCTATCAGGATTTCCGGCTGATCGAGTTCCTACCGGCAGGCCCGAATGTCGCCTATTACAATGCCCTCTATGACCCCCGTAAGGGCCGCCACGTGACGGCGGACGCGCTCAACATGGTGAGCGCGCCGTCATTTGATGCGGCTGAGAAACTCGTGGTCAGCGAGTGGCGCGGCAATGCGGTGACCCATGGGACGGACAGCTTCGCCTGGGATGACGGTGAGCTGGTGCTCCGCAAGCGGACGGTGTCGGTGTTCGATGAGGCGGGCAAATGCATGACCACCGCCTATGAACCCAAGGGCCGCGTGACGGCGGAGGCGCTGCTGACCGGCGCGGACAGCGACGCGCTGCTGAGCGAAGTCTACGAAGCGCCCTGCAGCAACTGA